In the genome of Bacillales bacterium, one region contains:
- the trmD gene encoding tRNA (guanosine(37)-N1)-methyltransferase TrmD — translation MKIDVLSLFPDMFSGVFRQSIMKKAQDEGAVSFSVTDYRDFSKNKHRKVDDYPYGGGQGMVLMPQPIFDAVDHLKSTGETHPRVVLMSPQGARYDQKKAQELAKEDHLLFICGHYEGYDERIRTALADDEISIGDYVLTGGELAAMVVIDSVVRLLHGVLGNEQSHLNDSFSNGLLEHPHYTRPAEFRGMNVPDVLLSGHHEKIDRWRKKESLRRTWQRRPDLLETIHLSDEEKRMLHEIKKNVPSDDA, via the coding sequence ATGAAGATTGACGTGCTTTCGCTGTTTCCGGACATGTTTTCCGGCGTCTTCCGGCAATCGATCATGAAAAAGGCTCAAGATGAAGGCGCGGTCTCATTTTCCGTCACTGATTATCGCGATTTTTCGAAAAACAAACACCGAAAGGTCGATGATTATCCTTACGGCGGCGGTCAAGGCATGGTTCTCATGCCGCAGCCGATCTTCGACGCCGTCGACCATTTGAAAAGCACCGGTGAGACGCACCCTCGCGTTGTGCTCATGTCTCCTCAAGGAGCGCGTTACGATCAGAAAAAAGCGCAGGAACTAGCGAAAGAAGACCATTTGTTGTTTATTTGCGGCCATTATGAAGGGTATGATGAACGCATTCGCACGGCATTGGCCGACGATGAAATCTCGATCGGCGACTATGTGTTGACCGGCGGCGAGCTGGCGGCGATGGTTGTTATCGACAGCGTGGTGCGGTTGCTGCACGGCGTGCTCGGGAATGAACAATCGCACTTGAATGATTCGTTCAGCAACGGACTGTTAGAACATCCCCACTATACGCGTCCCGCCGAGTTTCGCGGAATGAACGTTCCCGATGTGCTGCTGTCCGGCCACCATGAAAAAATCGATCGCTGGCGCAAAAAGGAATCGCTTCGAAGAACGTGGCAGCGGCGTCCGGATTTGCTTGAAACGATCCATTTGTCGGATGAAGAAAAACGAATGTTGCACGAAATCAAAAAGAACGTGCCGTCCGACGACGCTTGA
- the rimM gene encoding ribosome maturation factor RimM (Essential for efficient processing of 16S rRNA) encodes MSKWLNVGKITKPHGLRGEVKVYATTDFPDERFAPGNTLYLDEGKDKPKKPLVVETRRTHKQFELIRFEGYGTINDVEALNGAILKIPIEDLDLLDEGEFYYHEIIGCRVVTDDGKTIGTIKEILETGANDVWVVKRQFGKDALIPYIEDVVKKVDVENKQVTIHLLEGLIDED; translated from the coding sequence ATGTCGAAATGGCTGAACGTCGGAAAAATCACAAAGCCGCACGGACTGCGCGGCGAAGTGAAAGTTTATGCGACGACCGATTTTCCCGACGAACGTTTTGCGCCGGGAAATACGCTGTATTTGGATGAAGGGAAGGACAAGCCGAAAAAGCCGCTTGTCGTGGAAACACGCCGCACACACAAGCAATTTGAACTCATCCGCTTTGAAGGTTACGGCACGATTAACGATGTCGAAGCGTTGAACGGCGCCATACTGAAAATTCCGATTGAAGATTTGGACCTGCTTGACGAGGGAGAATTTTATTATCATGAAATTATCGGCTGCCGCGTCGTAACCGATGATGGGAAAACGATCGGGACCATCAAAGAAATTTTGGAGACGGGTGCGAATGACGTTTGGGTCGTCAAGCGCCAATTTGGCAAAGATGCATTGATTCCTTACATAGAAGATGTCGTCAAAAAAGTCGACGTTGAAAACAAGCAAGTGACCATTCATCTGCTGGAAGGGCTCATCGATGAAGATTGA